In Eubacteriales bacterium mix99, the DNA window GGATTGCGCGTATGATTTCTGCAAAGCCCAGTGTGGCTATGGCCAGATAGTCGCTTTTCAACCTGAGAACCGGCAAGCCGATAAGATAGGCAAAAATGGCTGTTACCAGACCGGCCAGAGGAATGGCAAGGATAACCGGCAGGGCAAGCGGTACGATTCCTCCGTCAAAGTATTGATATACCATACCCCGGGCTTCCATGGGAATGGTCAATATGGCATAGGTATAAGCCCCTATGAGCATGAATCCCGCCTGACCGAGAGAGAACAAGCCGGTAAAACCGTTGAGCAGATTCATGGAGACCGCCACCAGAGCATAAATGGCGCCTTTCTTCAATACCACGAAGAGCATGGAGGAAGGGGGCAATATTCGTTCCAGTGCCAGAAGCAGTACAAAAAGTGCCATAATCAGAACAACTGCTGTAATGATTTTGTTTTTCATCTTCATAATTTTCACCTAAACCTTGTCCATGGATTTCTCGCCGAAAAGCCCAGTGGGTCTGGCGATAAGGATAACAATAAGCAGTGCAAAGGTAAAAGCATCGGAAAAAGTTGTCCAGCCCAATCCCTTGATGATATTCTCACAAATACCGATCAGGAAGGCTCCCAGAACTGCACCGGATATGCTGCCGATTCCGCCGAAAACGGCTGCAACGAAAGCTTTCAGACCTGGCATGGATCCGGCAGTCGGTGTAACGGTGGTATAGTTGGTAAAATATAGAATCGACCCAACGGCTGCCAGGAAGGAACCAATAATAAAGGTGGTACTGATAACGGAATTGATCTTTATGCCCATAAGCTGACTTGTCTCAAAATCCCTGGATACCGCCCGCATTGCCATTCCGATTTTGGTATGGCGGATGAGCAGAACCAGGGCCGCAACCAGCCCCAGCGTAAACACCGGTGTTAGGATGGTCACCACTTTGGTGGTAGCGGAGAAAACAGTGACGGAATCACTGATCCAGGGTATGACAGGAAATTGTTTTGCCAGACCACTGGTCACATACCATGCGCAGTTCTGAATCAGATAGGAAACGCCGATGGCACTGATCATAATTGACATGCGCGGAGCTTTTCGGAGCGGTTTGTAGGCAATCCGCTCCACCAGGAAGCCCAGCAGTACGGTCAGTAGAATGACCAGAGGGATGGACAGCCAAAGTGGCAGGCTGGCAGAAAGATAAACCATCATAAACCCGGCAGTCATGAAGATATCGCCATGGGCAAAATTGATCAGCCGGAGTATTCCATATACCAGGGTATACCCAATGGCAATCAGAGCATATTGTCCTCCCACGGAAATGCCGGCCAGGATATAAGGCAGATTGGTTTGAAAAAATCCCATGTTAAAGCCTCCCAACAGTTAATTCACGCCCTGAATGCCGACGAACTTCCAGGTACCATCCGAATTGTTTGCCTGTTTGATGTAGGCTTCCTCCCGAATGGCGTCCCCATTTTTGTCAAAGGAGATATCCCCGGTTACTCCGGCGTATTTTACATTCCATAAAGCATCGTTGACCGCTGTCGGATCCGCACTTCCGGCAGTCTTGACTGCTTCGATGGCAGTCATATAAGCATCATAACCCAGTGCGGAAACGGCTGCCACGATATGATTGCCGCCATTGTTGTTGCGCTTGGCCGGATTTTTGCTCAGCCATGTCTTGAAATCGGTCACGAACCGGGAGCCGGCAGCGGAATCGTCTCCTTCATCAAAAAAGGTGGACACAAAAACCTTCTGCCCCGAACCTTTGGCGGCATCCAGGATAACGGAACTGTCCCATGTGTCTCCCGCAAGCAGGGGAATGCCGATATCCTGGGAAGCTGCCTGGCCGATGATCAGGGACGCTGCTTCTGTGGATGTCGGTGCGAAGATGACGTCTGCTCCTTCGTTGGTGGCAGTAGCCAAATATGCTGTGAAATCGCTGTTTCCCTCCTGAAAGTTTTCCTCCACAACCGTGCCGCCCATTCCGGTAAAGGCAGTCTTGAAGTAATTTCCAAGACCTGCGGAATAGTCATCCCCGAGTTTTGTCAGGATATATGCCTTTTTTGCCTGAAAATTGTCAGCAGCAAAGTTGGCAAGTACCGTACCCTGAAAAGGGTCAAGATAGCATACCCGGAAGTAATGGGTATTTCCCAGCGTAACCTGGGGATTGGTACAGGAAGGACCGATTACGGGAATTCCGGCATTTCGGAATACATCGCTGGCTGCAATGGATACGCTGGAGCCATAGGAGCCGATGGCAGCGGAACACTTGGCACTGACCAGTGAGGATGCTGCAGAAGGGCCCTTGTCTGTGGACGATTCGTTATCGACGATTTCCAGTTGGATCTTATAGGGTTTGCCGCCGATTTCAACGGTGTTGACAACGGCATTGGCGTATTCGATCCCAAGGATCTCCTGTTTCCCTCCGGCACCGTTGTCACCGGACGAAGGCTCATAGACACCGATCCGGATCACATTGCCACCACCACTTTTTCCGGTGGGAGTGGAGGAGCATCCTGCAGCTGTCAAAAGGACAAGACTGAGGATCAGGTGCATTCCAATGATTTTTTTCATGATTCGTTGCCTCCTTAAAATAAATCGCCGTCTATTTTTACCTATTCTAATGCATTTTGTATTGAAGTACAATTATAATTTTATATTTATAACTCAAACTTCGCATATGGATATAGGCTATGAACCTTGAAAATTCAACAAGAAGCAGGAATCAACCAGAAACATTCTCTTGATTTATGCGGCCTTTAGGCTTCTTAGCAATGTTGGGGGAAGGGCTTTCATAAATGCATCCATTAAACTAGAAATTTGCTTCTCGGATAATTCAAGATAATCGGATAGCTTTTCCTTGAATGTGTCCATAAGCAGATGAAATGCTTGTATCCATGTAATATCAGCCATTTCATCAGAGAAGTACAAAAACAGTTCACCCAGAGACCGTTCATCCTGTGATTCACGGTTTTCGATGGAGAGCATCATGTATCGGGCGAAAACAACTGCCGTATGAGCAGTTACTGCATCGTATGACAGAGATCTGCATTCTTTGCTTAATCGTAAATAGCTTTTGCAGACCTTAAAAAAGACTTCGATATCCCAGCGTTTTCCATAAACCTGGATGATTTCTTCTTCCGTCAGGGACAGATCCGTGGATATCAGGCAGAGGTACTCTTTCCTCTTTCTTTTGTTGCGGACATATACGACTTTAGCCGGGATAACTTTCCCGTCCTTAACAACATCCACTCTGACAGAAAGAAGGTACCGGGACCTGCCGCGACGTTTTTTGTTGCGCATGTAAATATCGGGTAGTGATAAGCTTTCTCCTTCATAGACAAAGTGCATTTTAGAGGATTTCTTCACCATGCCAATTACATCATAGCCAATTTCCTTTACGGCATGAAGAGTTTTCGGGGAAGAAAACCAGCTGTCAAAAAGAACATACTTCGCCGGAATAGCCGCTGCTTTTGCAGTTTTCAACAGCTCCAGCATTGCTTCCGTTCCCTTTGTCACGGAAAGTTTACGGCGCTTGTATCCAACGGAACGTTTATCCATTTGGCTTGCCTCCGTAATACGATTTTTCTCTTTTTCAGAGGACAGGAGAACACTGTTCACTGGCAGAAAGGTGTTTCCATCTGTCCATCCCAATGTGAGCATACGAAATCCATTGAGATAGACATGCTTTGCATGATCGTATATCTTAGCAAGCAGCTCCACCTTTTTGGAGCGATTACGATCGAATACGGAGTCGTCAATCACCAATGCATTGACCCGATCATCGCTTGTAAGGGGAGCAACCGTATCCTTTATGATTCTGCAAGAAAGGATTGTCGTAAAGCGCATCCAGTTTATATGTGCCATTCTCATGAACCGGTAGGCAGTATCCTTTGCAAAAGCAGGCACATTCTTTCCTGTCAAAAGATTCATGTACATGGAGCGATTGGAGAAAGCCAACAAAAACAGATACTGGAAGATTCGGGCTACAGAAAATCCTTTTTCCTTATATGCATTGGCTGCTTTTAATGCTGACGCGACATGAAATCTTTTGAAAAATCTTTGGACAGTTGATGAATTCTGCTTATCATCCTGGGTGGTTTGTGTTATACTTTTATTCATAGCATGAGCCTCCGATTATGATTGTTTTTAGCAATTCAATTATACCAAAATCGAGGGTCTCATGCTATATCTTTACCAGGATTCATTGAATTTTCAAGGTTCATCGCTCTTTTCAAACTGCGAAGTTTGAGTAACAATTTAATACCCGATTTAGCACCGAGACAGGTTGTGGAAAACGGTGGCTGATGCATTTTGTATCAGCCACCCATCTGTATCAGAGAAATTGTTTGGATAGAAGAGAATCCAATGGTCTCTCTTTACTGGCTATGCTGAAAAGATACTGGTATTTTCTGAGATGAAAAGTCGGTTTATTGTGTGAAGAAGTCGGAAAATTACATTTTACAATTTTTCAAAGAATCATATTTCGTGTATAATAAGTATTGGCAATCTGGTGAAAGTACGGCACAATAGAAGGAGAAAGAGAATGAATGGTTGGAAGAAAGCTTTAACGTTCAGTTATGATGATGGTGTGCTGCAGGACAGGCGCATGGTAGCATTGTTGAATAAATACGGTATGAAGGCTACATTTAATCTTAATTCGGAACTCTTGGGTCAGGAAAATTACCTTATCAGGGAAGGCGTTAAGGTAAATCACACAAAGGTAGCGGCAAAGGAAGTGCGTGGGCTTTATGAAGGACATGAGATCGCAGTACATACCTTAAGACACACCAATTTATCCAGAATTACAGATACAGCAACGATTATTCGCCAGGTAGAGTCGGACAGAGAGAATTTAAGCTGTTTGGCCGGGTATCCTGTGGTGGGAATGGCATATCCGGGAGGCGGAGTAAATTATACAGAAAAGGTTGCTGAATTAATTAAAAATTATACGGAAATAAAATACGCCCGCACGACCATATGTAATTACGGATTTGAGAAGCAAAGGGATCTGTTTCAGTTTAAACCCTCGGTATATCACGTGATGGAGATGGAAAAAATGTTTGATCTTGGCAGAAAATTTCTGGAAATGAAGCCGGACAGCCCACAGATTTTTTATATTTGGGGCCATAGTTATGAACTGGACATTCATGACACCTGGAGCGAGTTTGAACGATTTCTGGAGATGCTCTCGGGAAATGAGGATATTTTTTATGGAACCAATAGGGAGGTATTATTGGATTCCCTATGAGATTGAGTAATTCTGCAAAACAGATTGTGGAGGAGATTAAAGAATAGTATCATTTTCTGAGCGCTTAATCGTACTTTTCTACATAGTAATCCAGTATATCTGTCAGGATATCCGCCTCATATCTCTCAAATGCGTGCTCCTTTCCGCCATCAAGACAGAATGATGTTGCATTGATACGAAGGAGAGGCTGTGCACTGTCTATGTGGAGGAAGTCACAGACCTCTTCATTTCCACGGACGGCGGAGATATTCTGTGTCGCGCGAGACATATTCAGATCATAGAATGACTTCAGCACATCGTAAAGAGAGCGGCTGTTGAAGTCAAAGAACTCCAGTTTCGGAAAACGGTTTTCGGGAAGCACGGAACTGTTGACGCAGTAGGGAGTGCCATCCGCAAAATAAAGGCATTTCAAAATGTAAATATATTCTTTTTTATCAATGCTGAAAAGCTTTGCGTATTGGTCACCCGCCGGCTCTTTTGTGAGGGAGAGCTGCTTCCGTGAAGGAGTTCTGCCCTGGTTGAGAATGGCTTCTGTAAAGCTATAAATATGGGAAAGTTTCTGGTCCGCTGTCTCCCGGACGAAACAGCCCTTACGGCTGATGCGGTACAGCATGCCTTCGTTTACCAGACAGTCAATTGCTTTTCGTACGGTGATCCGGCTTACGCCGTACTCCTCACACATCTGGTGTTCGGACGGAATAACCTGATTTTCTTTATACTGGTGCGACGCGATCTTTGACTTAATGTCATTCATGATCTGTTCGTATTTTGTCATTTAGTACCTCTTCATTCCGGATCGGGAACGGAAGTTCCATTCCGATATCCTGAGCAAATATCATTACAATACACGCACTTTCAGATCCATGCGATAGTCATGTTTTCATATATCTTAACATATCCGGGAAGAAAGATACAGACCGTCTGTTGTGACGGCCTGTACCATTACTTCAGGGCTGCTGTTCAGGCATCTGCTGCATTGATCTCTTTCGCGATCTTTCTCCAGTTGAAATAGCCGTATGTGGAGTTGATCATGTTGATAGCCTTCATGATGATGATCAGCAGAGCCGACTTGTCGCCAGATGCGAATACCATGATCCACATAACGACAGAGAACACATTGACGATGACCCACATCAGCCACTGCTCAGAGTAGCGTTTCATGTAAAGGAAACTTGCAACCACCGCGACAACTGTCGTCAGGGAATCCATGAATGCGAATCCGCCGCCCATTGCCTTCAGGACTGCCGCATATCCGAAGACACCCGCAATCGTAACTGCGGTCATGAGCAGAATGCCCTTCTTTGTCATCGTGCGGAACTTGACTTCACCACCGTCAGCCGTGTTCTTCTTCCAGAGGATGATGGAAGCGATACTGACAGGGATGCTGTATGCGAGGCTGTACATGATCTCACCGTAAAGCGGGATGCCGAAACACTGAATCGCATAGAGGGCACTGTTGATGATCGCAAAATACAGGCCTTCTACCTTGCCCTTTGCGCCGAGCACAAGGTTGAGTGAACTTGTGAGCGTCATGACCAGCATGAAAAGGGATTCCTTGTCAATTACCCATGCTACTGTCTGGAAAATCAGAACAAACGCAAGCCATGTTTTTTCTTTCCAACTCCAACCGTCGAAATAATGTCTGATCTTATTCATGATATTTTCCTCCGACTCTCGGTAATTTTTTCTCTATTTACCGGATTTACAAATCCGGTATGATCTGCAAATTCTTGTCCGTTCATGCTGTAAAGCAGATAATCTGTTTTCGATCAAAATCTTCTTTTGTCATTGTCGGTCCCTGTGTTGCCACGATGGCACCGGCGACACGATTCGCAACAGCAATGGATTCCTCCAGGGATTTACCGAGGGCAAGTCCGCTCATGACTGCGCCTATATGGCTGTCTCCTGCGCCAACCGTATCGACGACCCTGGCCGGTTCAGACGGAATGATTTTTGTCCCGCTTCCGTCGAAATAGGAAGTTCCTTTTGAACCGAGAGTCACGATGACCGGAGCTCCGGTTCTTTCATATAAGATGTGCAGAGCCGTCTCGATATGTTCGTTCTGTGTGAAATCTTTGGCTTCTTTTTCATTGATGTGAAGGATCGGATGCAGGGAGAGAAGTTCATTCATGATTTTCGAGGAAATTGTTGTGATGACTGGTCCCGGTGCAAAGAAGACTCTGGCGCTCGTCTTCGAATCGCGAAGCCAGTCGGCGAGTATCTGTCCGGATGCACCGGCGACCTGATAGCCTGCAAGGTAGATCTGTCCGTATTCACTGAGATCGATCCTGTCCAGCCATTCTTTCTCAAAGTGGCCTTCGGCGCCGACAACGGTGATGAAGGTTCTCTCACCTGTATTCTCGACAAGACTCAGGCAGTACCCGTTGTCCATTGTATCCGTGTGGAGAAGGACCGGATAGCCGTTTTCCTTTAGGCCTTTCTGGATCAGATCTGCATACATTCCGGTTCCGACTGGCACGCAGAGGTCATGGGACGCGCCGATATTTCTCATTGTACTGGCAACATTGAAGGCGCATCCGCCGATGACGGTTTTTGTCTCACGGCATGGGATGTCCTCACCGCTTAGGGGAAGACGGTCAATCATCATCATCTGATCGACAATGGCAGCACCGACAACAAGTGTTTTCATTTTAGGATGTCCCGTCCTTTCATGATAATATCAATATAAGAGTCAAAGTTTACGTCGTTCTGCCTGTTGAGAAGATCACGATACCCGGCCTTGATGGCCTGTGCGCCGGTAAATGCTCCGCAGATCGCCGTTGCCATCGCTCCGATCGTATCTGTGTCGCCTCCCATGTTGGCGCAGAGGAAGGCGGATCGGTTCGGATCCTGTGCATAGTAAGCAACGGTGATAGCTGCAGGAACCGATTCAATGATCGGTACGCCGGTCCCGACAACATCGTAGACCTTCTGGAGAAATTCTTCGTCCTGGCCCGGATACTGATGAGCAAATCCTACGCCGAGCTTAACGCGTTCCGCAAGACGCGGGCTGCAGGTCTCCGCTCCTTTGTCGTAACCGATCGGTTCCACTGCGAGAATATCGTCCAGCACCTTCCCGAAGTCATCGTTGACAATTGCGGATGCGACACCTTCTGCAATCATCGCGGCGCCGGCAATGGTGACATCACTTGTGTGAGTCGCTCTTGTTACACCATAGACATAATCGACGAGTTTTTCCTTTTTGTCCGGGGAGAGCAATGCACCGATTGGTCCGATTCTCATAGCGGATCCATTGGAAAGCGCCTTGTCCGTTGTTCCGGATGCATCACGTCCTTCACGGAAGTCGGCAAGTGCGAGCTTTGTGGTTGGACCAAGAATGTTATTCTCAAAGGCGTTTTCGCGGTCAGCCCACTCAAGCATCCTTTTCGCGATGTCTCTTGCGTCCGGTTCATAATTTGCCGATGCAACAGAGTCAAGAAGGACAAGGGCCTGACCTGTATCATCCGTGAATTGGCCCTTCTCATAGTTGAAAGCCACATCGTTCTCATCCGGGCCGTCAATCAATTCTGTGATCAGGCCACCAAAGAACTTTCTTGCACGTTTCTTTCCCCAAAGCTCGCCAGGCATGCCGAACGCATCACCGAGAGCCTGTCCATAAAGAGCTCCTGCAACCTTGTCCCGAAGTACAGCTGAATCTAGATTACTCATATCTCCTCCTATATAACAAATGATCATTACATATTGTATTGTTTTACTAAATCTATTATAAACTTTGAGCGTTAAAAACACAAGTATAAAATGAAAGTTCCACGAATCGTATAAAAGACAAGAGCCGGAATGATTAAAAATACATAAAGACATGACATAATATTATATACCATATCACGATGTTATATACCATACCATGATATTATATATCATACATCAATGTTATATATCCTTTCATTGTCCTGTTACCTGGACTTCGATGATCCCTGTCAAAGACCCGGGGATAAGGAAATGAAGGACATTATGAATAATCTGTTAATCTTGCAGCCAGGAACTCACGTCTGCTTGCCTTTTTTATATCAATATTCTATAATGATCATGACAAATAAATTTCTTTTCATCAGGAAATCAATAGATCGAAATCATATTGCAGTTTAAGAATGGCGGGGATGAATGGATGTATCGTGTACGAGTCGATAAGGAAACCATAAGGAACCATTTTCATTATGACAAGTGGAAGTATGTGCTGGGAATTGTTCTGACCATTTTCTCCTGGAGTATGCTGGCCACGGTTACAAAACCACAGACACCGCCGGAGAAGAAAGTGGATATCTATCTGGTGGGCGGCTATATGATGGAGGATGCTGCAAAGGAATATGGCGATACCGTATGCATGGATTTTCCGGGCCTTCGTGAAGTGAATCTTTTCAACATTGGGATCGAAGGCGATATGGAATATGCCGGCAGGCAAAAGCTTACGGTGATGCTGGGCAGCCAAAGTGGCGATATTTATGCTTTCCCGAAGGATGAGTTTAAGAATATGGCCAAAGGCGGTGCCTTCCTGCCGCTGGACGATTACACGGATCTGACGGGGCGCTTTACCAAAGAGCAGCTGGCCGGGTACACCTTTTCCACGGAAGATGATAAAACGCCCCGAGTGTATGGGGTTCCGGCTTCGGACATCCAGTCGCTCAGTAAATCCGTTTTCGATACCAAAGATTCTGTTCTGGCTGTTACGGCCTATAGCAAGAACAGCAAAAAGGCAGTAAAAGTTCTGGAATGGATGGAAGACCATAAAACGGAGGAACAATATCAGCAGAGAAGAAAGGAGCTTCTGGAAGAAAAGGAGCAGCAGAAACAGCAAAAGGAGCAGCAGAAGAAAAAGGATCGTTAAATAAAGAAAGGAAAGGAGGGGCTAACATGTCCCATGTATCCGATTCCATTGGAAAATCAATTGAAGAGTCCTTCAGTTTGGGTCTGGGTCTTTTGATGTACTCAAGGGAAAAGATTGAAAATCTGGTGGAAGAATTGGTTGACAAAGGCGATGTGGCAAAGAAGGACGCGAGGCAGCTGGCAGGTAAGTTCATAAAGCAGGGCGAGGAACAGCGGGAAGAGCTGAAAAAAATGATTCAGAAGGAAACCGCAGACGCTTTGGATCACCTGAATGTAGTGCAGAGGAAAGATATCCTCACAAAGGATGAAATCCGGGAGCTGGTAAGGGAAGAGATACAAAAATCCCTGCAGGATCAGGGTGGACTCCCGAAAGAAAATGGCAAATAAAGGGGCAAAAAAAGGAAAGGATAAACTGGAGAATACGCCGGGAATCTGACGGAGCGGGGACGGCAAGGGCCATTTATGGCAGCTTTGTAATGATGGGATGATTGAATGGATGACAGGCAGGTACGCATCAAAAGATACAAGGAGATTATCGCTGTTTTTACAAGGCATGGATTTGGAATGCTGTTTCAGCAAGCCGATTCCCATCCTTTTTTTGTGAAAAAAAGGGGAGTGTCCGATCAGGATGTAGCTTCTGACAATGTCGAAGCGTCTGCCGGATGGTGTTGTGAAGGAATTGAAAAAGCTTCAGGATTCGGTACCGCCGTTTCCGTTTCCGCAGGTCCGGACTTTGATCGAAAGCGAGTTTCACGACAGCCTGGAGCATATCTATCAGGAATTTGATCCGGAGCCAATCGCCGCGGCTTCTGTTTCCCAGGTCCATCGTGCAACGCTTTTTTCCGGAGTGCAGGTCGCCGTGAAAGTGCAAAGGCCGGAAATAGAGGATACCATCGACCTGGATCTGGATATTATGAAAAGCATGGCTCACTTTATTGATCATACCAAATATGGGAAACTCTATGATTTCAACGGCATGGTGGAAGATTTTGAAAGCGCCATAAAGGCAGAACTGAATTTCATGGAGGAAGGAGAAAACGCAGATACCTTTTTGCATCATTTCCAGCGGGATGAGGGCATAACGGTACCGAAGGTAAAGTGGATCTATACCACAAAACGTGTTCTTACCATGGAATATTCGGATGGTCTGAAAATAAGCGATCTGGAGGAATTGGATCGGGCGGGGCTGGACCGAAGGAAAATCGGGGAAAGGATTGCCACGTCCATATGCAATCAAATCCTTCGGGATGGCTTCTTTCATGCGGATCCCCATCCTGGCAACATACAAGTGTTGCCGGACGGGACAGTGGTTTTTCTCGATACCGGGATGGTGGGACGTCTGGATGAGACCCGCAGGGAGATGATCTCCAGATTCTTTGTCGGAGTTACCTCCAAAGACAGCGGAATGGTAGTTCGCTCTCTGGTGGACATGGATGTTACGGTGGACCAAAAGGATATGAAAAACTTCGAAAAGGATGTTGACACGATCGTTGCGAAATACCTGACCATGCCCATGGATAAAATCCGGATCGATGATTTGATCCGGGAAGTCTTTCATACGGTGTATTTGAATCATATCAAAATTCCACATGAATTCACCCTGCTGGCAAAGACGTTGGCGACCCTGCAGGGGGTGCTGGAAAAACTGGCCCCAGATCTCAATGCCATTTCCATTACAGAACCCATCGCCAAAAAGTTGGTTTATCAATCTTTCTCATTGCGAAAGGTGAAGAAGCAGGTTCGGAAGGAAATATGGAGATTCCAGGGGATGCTGCATGAATTCCCGGCTGTGATGCAAAACATTTTGCACAGAATCGGGGAGCAGGATTTTTCAGTTCCAATTGAAATAAAGGGTGGAGATTCGCTTCAGAAGCAACTGAGTCGGATCACGAACCGAATCTCCCTCAGTGTGATTATGCTGGCTCTCAGTATAGTTCTGGCAGGAATTCTGATCAGTTTTGGCCTTATTGCGGGGAACAGCGGCGTAACGATCCCCTTCGCCCTGAATATATTAAAGACAGGATTGATTGTATCCGTCCTGTTTCTTTTAATCATTATCCTGTTTTTAATCCGATCCTACCGGTGATCCCTTATGTTTCACCATGTATCTCATTGTATTTTTTCAAATCCAGTTCCTTTTCACTTTTGGCAATAATTAAGGCAGTTGTTGCCGCTGCGCTTACATTGGTGGCGGTGCGGGCCATGTCCACAATGGAACTGATCGGTGCCAACAATACAATAATCTCAATCGGAAGCCCTGCTGCTGCAAACACGGCAGTTGCGGTAATGGTTGCTGTTCCAGGAACCCCCACGGTTCCTATGCTGACCAGGGTCGTAATCAGAACGAGGAGGACATATTGCAAGGCAGAATATTCCATTTTTAATCCATGGATTGCAAAAACCGCCAGCAAAGTCGGCCAGATACCTGCACACCCGGGCATGCCTATATTTGAACCCAACGGTACAACAAGGGAAGAGATATTTTCAGAGACTCCTGCTTTCCTCAGGCATTTATCCGTTGCAGGAATTGTTCCGATGCTGCTCTGGGTAGTGAAGGCGATTACCTGTGCAGGCCAGATATGTTGAAAGAACCGGATGGGATTTAATTTGGCCATTGTTCCTATCAATATGCCATTTACTCCAAAGGTTTGAAGGAAGCATAACAAATATGCCACAGCCAATACAGGCAGGAGAGGCAATAATTTATCCGGTCCGTTACTGGATACTGCGTTTGCAATCAAAGCCAGTACGGCATAGGGTGTAAATTCAATGATATATGAGATGGCAGTATTGTTTACCTCTGAAACAGAGTCCACGAAGCGCTTAAAGGGTTTTACTCCCTGGGGATCCCTCGTGGACAGCATCACCACTGCTATGCCAATCAACAGAGCAAACAGAATAACCGGTACGACTGTATTCGTTGAAGCCTGTTCAAAAAAATTTCTGGGGAACAAATCAATAATGACCTGTGATACTTTCGGGATT includes these proteins:
- the pnuC gene encoding nicotinamide riboside transporter PnuC, which codes for MNKIRHYFDGWSWKEKTWLAFVLIFQTVAWVIDKESLFMLVMTLTSSLNLVLGAKGKVEGLYFAIINSALYAIQCFGIPLYGEIMYSLAYSIPVSIASIILWKKNTADGGEVKFRTMTKKGILLMTAVTIAGVFGYAAVLKAMGGGFAFMDSLTTVVAVVASFLYMKRYSEQWLMWVIVNVFSVVMWIMVFASGDKSALLIIIMKAINMINSTYGYFNWRKIAKEINAADA
- a CDS encoding PfkB family carbohydrate kinase, whose translation is MKTLVVGAAIVDQMMMIDRLPLSGEDIPCRETKTVIGGCAFNVASTMRNIGASHDLCVPVGTGMYADLIQKGLKENGYPVLLHTDTMDNGYCLSLVENTGERTFITVVGAEGHFEKEWLDRIDLSEYGQIYLAGYQVAGASGQILADWLRDSKTSARVFFAPGPVITTISSKIMNELLSLHPILHINEKEAKDFTQNEHIETALHILYERTGAPVIVTLGSKGTSYFDGSGTKIIPSEPARVVDTVGAGDSHIGAVMSGLALGKSLEESIAVANRVAGAIVATQGPTMTKEDFDRKQIICFTA
- a CDS encoding ADP-ribosylglycohydrolase family protein → MSNLDSAVLRDKVAGALYGQALGDAFGMPGELWGKKRARKFFGGLITELIDGPDENDVAFNYEKGQFTDDTGQALVLLDSVASANYEPDARDIAKRMLEWADRENAFENNILGPTTKLALADFREGRDASGTTDKALSNGSAMRIGPIGALLSPDKKEKLVDYVYGVTRATHTSDVTIAGAAMIAEGVASAIVNDDFGKVLDDILAVEPIGYDKGAETCSPRLAERVKLGVGFAHQYPGQDEEFLQKVYDVVGTGVPIIESVPAAITVAYYAQDPNRSAFLCANMGGDTDTIGAMATAICGAFTGAQAIKAGYRDLLNRQNDVNFDSYIDIIMKGRDILK
- a CDS encoding transposase, with product MNKSITQTTQDDKQNSSTVQRFFKRFHVASALKAANAYKEKGFSVARIFQYLFLLAFSNRSMYMNLLTGKNVPAFAKDTAYRFMRMAHINWMRFTTILSCRIIKDTVAPLTSDDRVNALVIDDSVFDRNRSKKVELLAKIYDHAKHVYLNGFRMLTLGWTDGNTFLPVNSVLLSSEKEKNRITEASQMDKRSVGYKRRKLSVTKGTEAMLELLKTAKAAAIPAKYVLFDSWFSSPKTLHAVKEIGYDVIGMVKKSSKMHFVYEGESLSLPDIYMRNKKRRGRSRYLLSVRVDVVKDGKVIPAKVVYVRNKRKRKEYLCLISTDLSLTEEEIIQVYGKRWDIEVFFKVCKSYLRLSKECRSLSYDAVTAHTAVVFARYMMLSIENRESQDERSLGELFLYFSDEMADITWIQAFHLLMDTFKEKLSDYLELSEKQISSLMDAFMKALPPTLLRSLKAA
- a CDS encoding branched-chain amino acid ABC transporter permease, translating into MGFFQTNLPYILAGISVGGQYALIAIGYTLVYGILRLINFAHGDIFMTAGFMMVYLSASLPLWLSIPLVILLTVLLGFLVERIAYKPLRKAPRMSIMISAIGVSYLIQNCAWYVTSGLAKQFPVIPWISDSVTVFSATTKVVTILTPVFTLGLVAALVLLIRHTKIGMAMRAVSRDFETSQLMGIKINSVISTTFIIGSFLAAVGSILYFTNYTTVTPTAGSMPGLKAFVAAVFGGIGSISGAVLGAFLIGICENIIKGLGWTTFSDAFTFALLIVILIARPTGLFGEKSMDKV
- a CDS encoding ABC transporter substrate-binding protein translates to MKKIIGMHLILSLVLLTAAGCSSTPTGKSGGGNVIRIGVYEPSSGDNGAGGKQEILGIEYANAVVNTVEIGGKPYKIQLEIVDNESSTDKGPSAASSLVSAKCSAAIGSYGSSVSIAASDVFRNAGIPVIGPSCTNPQVTLGNTHYFRVCYLDPFQGTVLANFAADNFQAKKAYILTKLGDDYSAGLGNYFKTAFTGMGGTVVEENFQEGNSDFTAYLATATNEGADVIFAPTSTEAASLIIGQAASQDIGIPLLAGDTWDSSVILDAAKGSGQKVFVSTFFDEGDDSAAGSRFVTDFKTWLSKNPAKRNNNGGNHIVAAVSALGYDAYMTAIEAVKTAGSADPTAVNDALWNVKYAGVTGDISFDKNGDAIREEAYIKQANNSDGTWKFVGIQGVN
- a CDS encoding polysaccharide deacetylase family protein, producing the protein MKVRHNRRRKRMNGWKKALTFSYDDGVLQDRRMVALLNKYGMKATFNLNSELLGQENYLIREGVKVNHTKVAAKEVRGLYEGHEIAVHTLRHTNLSRITDTATIIRQVESDRENLSCLAGYPVVGMAYPGGGVNYTEKVAELIKNYTEIKYARTTICNYGFEKQRDLFQFKPSVYHVMEMEKMFDLGRKFLEMKPDSPQIFYIWGHSYELDIHDTWSEFERFLEMLSGNEDIFYGTNREVLLDSL
- a CDS encoding GntR family transcriptional regulator; translated protein: MTKYEQIMNDIKSKIASHQYKENQVIPSEHQMCEEYGVSRITVRKAIDCLVNEGMLYRISRKGCFVRETADQKLSHIYSFTEAILNQGRTPSRKQLSLTKEPAGDQYAKLFSIDKKEYIYILKCLYFADGTPYCVNSSVLPENRFPKLEFFDFNSRSLYDVLKSFYDLNMSRATQNISAVRGNEEVCDFLHIDSAQPLLRINATSFCLDGGKEHAFERYEADILTDILDYYVEKYD